In Amycolatopsis jiangsuensis, the following proteins share a genomic window:
- a CDS encoding helix-turn-helix transcriptional regulator: protein MNALLAKTDTVHPAARRLFAGHNASATPVRLVVVAPGGYGKTALLDALDRGYRAAGVDATLIDDADQLDDENLAKLTMLAASTDGPLVVAHRPNPRADALRGLGETFLLPALEVDEVAELARHLTGHTVNPTEAAALHTRTGGVPRLVERVVTNRWDDFRTDLAALDDDVLRYLIASEAGASRNLDLLCALLKRTPHALSVVVDGARATGLLDPEDALLPVAAQVVRTYAPPARRLAVVQQLVETQLRRGLPILDLACALLDAGSSGASAATAFATAAHEALPNDLKLAARLFEAATDAGAHDAATTTGWARAAALSGDLDTALRLGDGMLSDENPESRAAGAEIAATVLAHRGELARSAELYRWAAATDNTQRSITAPTYAPRQPQPHPSAPHAPTETHTPPQPCATSPAHAAAPSSAAPTPATYSTSPAQAPGPYPPPPARASASYPTPPTHASAPDATVQADTPVPYSTPPDHAPSVPHSAASAHAASADPTSPAGFDPSQVPVASSIGETPIQPDTSLSAAPDHHTVGLVAGHDDLASGGPHYLDQGVLGDGSRSPRAFPGSHAVGESYRWAGPGAVDAFAAITLVGTGQVAGGRALAEAPVPGVAPTLFTGAVTRTANGIVESVTGHGTEALPELVGAAAMLEPAFAGAPLPDSPAALAALAGLHSGELALAESVLQRALANGVGGDLLVPRHRLLLGWVAMTGGHLATAAEHRDAVAGTKLEARDELFFATLELGIARRTSDLVGLQQSWDRAYQASMRQQVDLFTLLPLGELAIAAARTGAHAKLSRRLERAHAMLGQLGYPPLWTVSLCWHELHASITSEDRAAAERQLSALAGFADCGRYPAALARAAKCWLSVVGGAFDPDEISAAAAELHELDLCWDAARLAGQAAIRTSDRKAMVQLLEAARQFQGTTGRLESPAPAAGTVPGLSVLSERELEVARLVVDGLTYKQAGSKLFISGKTVEHHMARIRGKLGASDRRELLATLRELLVKPAQS, encoded by the coding sequence ACTGCTGGCGAAAACCGACACCGTGCACCCCGCGGCCCGCCGGCTGTTCGCGGGACACAACGCCTCCGCGACCCCAGTCCGGCTGGTCGTCGTCGCTCCCGGTGGCTACGGCAAAACCGCCCTCCTGGACGCGCTGGACCGCGGTTACCGAGCAGCGGGCGTCGATGCCACCCTGATCGACGACGCAGACCAGCTCGACGACGAAAACCTGGCGAAGCTCACGATGCTGGCCGCCTCCACCGACGGCCCGCTCGTGGTGGCGCACCGCCCGAACCCGCGCGCCGACGCCCTGCGTGGCCTGGGCGAAACGTTCCTGCTGCCCGCACTGGAGGTGGACGAGGTCGCCGAACTCGCCCGCCATCTGACCGGCCACACCGTGAACCCCACCGAAGCCGCCGCGCTGCATACCCGTACCGGCGGGGTCCCACGGCTGGTCGAACGCGTCGTGACGAATCGATGGGACGACTTCCGCACCGACTTGGCCGCACTGGACGACGACGTGCTGCGTTACCTCATCGCGTCCGAAGCCGGAGCAAGCCGCAATCTGGACCTGCTGTGCGCATTGCTGAAACGCACGCCGCACGCGCTGTCCGTGGTCGTGGACGGTGCCCGCGCGACCGGCCTGCTGGATCCCGAAGACGCGCTGCTGCCCGTCGCCGCGCAAGTCGTACGCACCTACGCCCCTCCCGCTCGGCGCTTGGCTGTCGTACAGCAGCTCGTGGAAACCCAGCTACGCCGAGGCCTGCCGATACTCGACCTCGCGTGCGCGCTGCTGGACGCGGGCAGCTCCGGCGCCTCCGCAGCGACCGCGTTCGCCACCGCGGCCCACGAAGCGCTGCCCAACGACCTGAAACTCGCCGCCCGCCTCTTCGAAGCAGCCACCGACGCAGGCGCCCATGACGCAGCGACCACCACCGGCTGGGCCCGAGCCGCGGCACTGTCCGGAGACTTGGACACAGCCCTGCGCCTGGGCGACGGCATGCTGTCCGACGAGAACCCGGAGTCCCGTGCCGCAGGAGCGGAGATAGCCGCCACCGTCCTGGCCCACCGGGGCGAACTGGCCCGAAGCGCCGAGCTCTACCGCTGGGCAGCTGCCACCGACAACACCCAACGCTCCATCACCGCACCGACGTACGCACCGCGCCAGCCGCAACCCCACCCGTCGGCGCCCCACGCGCCTACCGAAACCCACACCCCGCCTCAGCCGTGCGCAACGTCACCAGCCCATGCCGCGGCACCCTCCTCCGCAGCGCCCACCCCAGCGACGTACTCCACGTCGCCCGCCCAAGCTCCGGGGCCCTATCCCCCACCCCCAGCGCGCGCCTCAGCGAGCTATCCCACACCGCCAACCCACGCTTCGGCGCCGGATGCCACAGTGCAAGCCGATACCCCGGTGCCCTACTCGACGCCGCCCGATCACGCGCCCTCGGTCCCGCATTCCGCAGCATCCGCGCACGCCGCATCGGCCGACCCCACGTCACCGGCGGGCTTTGATCCGTCGCAGGTGCCGGTGGCGTCCTCGATCGGCGAGACTCCGATCCAACCGGACACTTCGTTGTCCGCGGCCCCCGATCACCACACCGTCGGCCTCGTCGCCGGGCATGACGACCTCGCCTCCGGCGGACCGCACTACCTCGATCAGGGCGTCCTCGGCGACGGTTCACGCTCTCCGCGTGCTTTTCCCGGAAGTCACGCCGTCGGGGAGAGCTATCGGTGGGCCGGGCCCGGCGCGGTCGATGCCTTCGCCGCGATCACGCTCGTCGGCACCGGACAGGTCGCTGGTGGACGCGCGCTCGCGGAAGCTCCTGTCCCCGGGGTGGCGCCGACGTTGTTCACCGGCGCGGTGACGCGGACCGCGAACGGCATAGTGGAATCGGTGACCGGTCACGGCACCGAGGCGCTGCCGGAACTCGTCGGAGCCGCGGCGATGCTCGAACCGGCCTTCGCCGGAGCGCCGCTGCCGGACAGCCCGGCCGCGCTCGCCGCGCTCGCCGGTCTGCACTCGGGGGAGCTGGCTCTCGCGGAGTCGGTACTGCAGCGCGCGCTGGCCAACGGAGTCGGCGGCGACCTGCTCGTCCCTCGCCACCGGCTGCTGCTCGGCTGGGTCGCCATGACCGGTGGCCACCTCGCCACGGCGGCCGAACACCGGGACGCCGTGGCCGGCACCAAGCTGGAAGCCCGCGACGAGCTGTTCTTCGCCACGCTCGAACTGGGCATCGCCCGGCGGACGAGCGACCTCGTCGGCCTCCAGCAGTCGTGGGACCGCGCTTACCAGGCGTCCATGCGCCAGCAAGTGGACCTTTTCACCCTGCTCCCGCTGGGAGAGCTGGCGATCGCCGCCGCGCGAACCGGCGCGCACGCGAAACTCTCCCGTCGTCTGGAGCGAGCCCACGCGATGCTCGGCCAGCTCGGTTACCCTCCATTGTGGACGGTCTCGCTGTGCTGGCACGAACTCCACGCCTCGATCACTTCGGAGGATCGCGCGGCTGCCGAACGGCAGCTCTCCGCACTGGCCGGGTTCGCGGACTGTGGACGCTATCCGGCCGCGCTCGCCCGCGCCGCGAAATGCTGGCTTTCGGTGGTCGGCGGCGCCTTCGATCCGGACGAGATCTCCGCAGCCGCCGCGGAGCTGCACGAGCTCGATCTTTGCTGGGACGCCGCCCGGCTGGCCGGACAGGCCGCGATCCGCACCTCCGACCGCAAGGCGATGGTCCAGCTCCTGGAAGCAGCCCGCCAGTTCCAGGGCACCACCGGTCGTCTCGAGTCTCCTGCCCCGGCCGCCGGCACCGTCCCTGGGCTCAGTGTCCTGAGCGAACGAGAGCTGGAGGTCGCGCGCCTGGTGGTCGACGGCCTGACCTACAAGCAGGCGGGCAGCAAACTCTTCATCTCCGGCAAGACCGTGGAACACCACATGGCCCGCATCCGCGGCAAGCTCGGCGCCTCCGACCGCCGGGAACTGCTCGCCACCCTGCGCGAACTGCTCGTGAAGCCCGCCCAGTCCTGA
- a CDS encoding ferredoxin reductase, which yields MAGTAVSGRLAWQVARLAAIRQETATARTLVFDIPGWPGHLAGQHVDVRLTAADGYTAQRSYSLAAPAEGGRVELTVQRVPGGEVSEHLTGPYAIGDPVEIRGPIGGWFVWRPADRAPVLLVAGGAGIVPLMAMVRARRAAGSRALFRLVYSLRTPDELYYADELRKPYAGLDITYVYTREMPEGRAGIPRRLDVATLNSAAWPADFEATSYICGPTGFVETAADILLSLGRDPRSIRTERFGPSRD from the coding sequence ATGGCGGGAACAGCGGTATCAGGGCGACTAGCGTGGCAGGTCGCCAGGCTTGCCGCGATCCGGCAGGAGACGGCGACGGCACGCACCCTGGTGTTCGACATTCCCGGCTGGCCAGGGCATCTCGCGGGGCAGCACGTCGACGTGCGGCTCACCGCGGCCGACGGGTACACCGCCCAGCGCAGCTACTCGCTCGCCGCGCCGGCCGAGGGTGGCCGGGTCGAGCTGACCGTGCAACGGGTGCCGGGCGGGGAGGTGTCCGAGCACCTCACCGGTCCCTATGCGATCGGTGACCCGGTGGAGATCCGGGGGCCGATCGGTGGCTGGTTCGTGTGGCGTCCCGCCGATCGGGCACCGGTGCTGCTCGTCGCGGGAGGCGCAGGCATCGTGCCGTTGATGGCGATGGTCCGGGCACGGCGCGCGGCCGGGAGCCGGGCGTTGTTCCGGCTCGTGTACTCGTTGCGGACCCCGGACGAGCTGTACTACGCCGACGAGCTCCGCAAGCCGTACGCCGGGCTCGACATCACCTACGTGTACACGCGCGAGATGCCCGAAGGGCGTGCCGGCATCCCGCGCCGGCTCGACGTCGCCACGCTCAACAGTGCCGCGTGGCCCGCGGACTTCGAGGCCACCAGCTATATCTGCGGTCCGACCGGCTTCGTCGAGACGGCGGCCGACATCCTGCTCTCGCTCGGACGGGATCCACGATCGATCCGGACGGAGCGGTTCGGGCCGAGTCGCGACTGA
- a CDS encoding sulfite oxidase-like oxidoreductase — MGVVTPGFTGRARGDNPRVPPGQYLTEDFPVLSVGPTPRVTTRQWEFAVVTEHGERRSWSWPELLALPSEKFTVDIHCVTQWSKLDTRWRGVRVETLIGDLDTAADYAMAHCYGGYTTNLPLADLLDGQAWIAYEYGGKPLTPEHGGPARLVVPHLYFWKSAKWVRELRLTGKDDPGFWETAGYHDYGDPWREQRYQGD; from the coding sequence ATGGGAGTCGTCACGCCGGGCTTCACCGGGCGGGCGCGGGGTGACAATCCGAGGGTGCCACCTGGGCAGTACCTCACCGAGGACTTCCCGGTGCTGTCGGTGGGGCCGACTCCGCGGGTGACCACGCGGCAGTGGGAATTCGCCGTGGTGACCGAGCACGGGGAGCGGCGCTCGTGGTCGTGGCCGGAGCTGCTGGCGCTGCCCAGCGAAAAGTTCACTGTGGACATTCACTGCGTGACGCAGTGGTCCAAGCTCGACACCCGGTGGCGGGGTGTGCGTGTGGAGACGCTCATCGGCGACCTCGACACAGCGGCCGACTACGCCATGGCGCATTGCTACGGTGGCTACACCACGAACCTTCCGCTCGCTGACCTTCTCGACGGGCAGGCCTGGATCGCCTACGAGTACGGCGGCAAGCCGCTGACCCCCGAACACGGCGGACCAGCACGGCTGGTGGTGCCGCACCTGTACTTCTGGAAGTCCGCGAAATGGGTGCGCGAGCTGCGGCTGACCGGCAAGGACGATCCGGGGTTCTGGGAAACCGCCGGCTATCACGACTACGGAGATCCATGGCGGGAACAGCGGTATCAGGGCGACTAG
- a CDS encoding pentapeptide repeat-containing protein: MTEQPAEPSDIETVEERAYRREDWYAEEIVARRFVRCEFHELDFTEGVTRGTTFTDCVFGNVQFNASRHVDSAFTGCVFTRCNLFDAEFTGCKLMGSRFRECDLRPLRVVGGDWSFVDLHGADLRGVTFHGVRLREADLAAANCAGAVFADADLSGAELHEVDFTRAELRGSDLSALDPVHAKLARAIVSPDQATVLVRSLGMHVRG, encoded by the coding sequence GTGACTGAGCAACCTGCGGAGCCGTCCGACATCGAGACAGTCGAGGAACGCGCCTACCGCCGGGAGGACTGGTACGCGGAGGAAATCGTCGCACGGCGATTTGTGCGATGCGAGTTTCACGAGCTCGACTTCACCGAGGGCGTCACGCGCGGGACCACGTTCACCGATTGTGTATTCGGGAATGTGCAGTTCAACGCGTCGCGGCACGTGGACTCGGCTTTCACCGGGTGCGTGTTCACCCGGTGCAACCTGTTCGACGCCGAATTCACCGGGTGCAAGCTGATGGGCAGCCGGTTTCGCGAGTGTGATCTTCGGCCGCTGCGCGTGGTCGGTGGCGATTGGTCGTTCGTGGACCTGCATGGCGCCGATCTGCGTGGTGTCACGTTCCACGGCGTGCGGCTGCGTGAGGCGGACCTGGCAGCGGCGAACTGCGCCGGAGCGGTCTTCGCTGACGCCGATCTGTCCGGGGCTGAGCTCCACGAGGTCGATTTCACCCGTGCCGAGCTGCGCGGGAGTGACCTCTCGGCGCTCGATCCGGTACACGCGAAGCTGGCCCGCGCGATCGTGTCGCCGGATCAGGCCACGGTGCTCGTCAGATCGCTCGGCATGCACGTGCGCGGGTAG
- a CDS encoding LysR family transcriptional regulator, which translates to MNLRQYEYALTVAEEGSITAAAERLGLAQPSLSQQIGTLEKQVGVRLFTRTPQGMTPTVAGRAFLVEAEAAATASRRAFTAARAADGDLAGELIIAVYLGLGARQLPRALGELRRRHPHLQVTIHEEPDPTDMERLARQGTLDMVLVHEIPPGCMFDIHALGKESYVAVLPQDHPLLRRDKPLPLQELAAEGWVRFRRTSKHDEYLARLLADRGLAPRTVGRASQISTAVRLAAEGLGVTIAPSSAVPDGFQHLTRPLRPALSEPVIAGLRRAPGRAETALLDELKRQDWSGTGVSASKR; encoded by the coding sequence ATGAACCTGCGGCAGTACGAGTACGCGCTGACTGTGGCCGAGGAAGGCAGCATCACGGCGGCGGCCGAGCGGCTGGGGCTGGCCCAGCCGTCCCTGTCCCAGCAGATCGGCACGTTGGAGAAGCAGGTCGGGGTGCGCCTTTTCACGCGGACCCCGCAGGGCATGACGCCGACCGTGGCGGGGCGGGCCTTCCTGGTGGAGGCGGAGGCTGCCGCCACCGCCTCCCGGCGTGCGTTCACCGCCGCTCGCGCGGCCGACGGCGACCTGGCGGGCGAGCTGATCATCGCTGTCTACTTGGGACTCGGGGCCCGCCAGCTCCCACGTGCGCTCGGCGAGCTGCGTCGCCGTCATCCCCATCTGCAGGTCACCATCCACGAGGAGCCCGATCCCACGGACATGGAGCGGCTCGCGCGCCAGGGCACGCTCGACATGGTCCTGGTGCACGAGATCCCGCCGGGCTGCATGTTCGACATTCATGCGCTGGGGAAGGAGTCGTACGTCGCAGTGCTGCCCCAGGACCATCCGCTTCTGCGTCGCGACAAGCCGCTCCCGCTCCAGGAACTCGCGGCCGAAGGGTGGGTGCGCTTTCGCCGCACCAGCAAACACGACGAGTACCTGGCGCGCCTGCTCGCCGACCGCGGCCTCGCCCCGCGGACGGTCGGCCGGGCCTCGCAGATCTCCACCGCGGTGCGGCTCGCCGCGGAAGGCCTCGGCGTCACCATCGCGCCGTCTTCCGCGGTACCCGACGGCTTCCAACACCTGACCCGCCCGCTTCGCCCCGCCCTGTCGGAACCGGTGATCGCGGGCTTGCGCCGCGCTCCGGGCCGGGCGGAGACCGCGTTGCTGGACGAGCTGAAGCGGCAGGACTGGTCGGGCACGGGCGTCAGCGCGTCGAAGCGGTGA
- a CDS encoding SDR family NAD(P)-dependent oxidoreductase, which yields MRLADKVALVTGGGAGLGLAIAERFAAEGAHVYLTGRRKEVLDDATASIEGRVTAVAADATSSSDLDGLAEIIRRESGRLDVLVANAGMIERAAFGEVTEDHFDRTFDVNARGTMFTVQTALPLMPVGGSIILVGSIQGFKGLPGSTTYSAAKAAVRSYARVWAAEFGGRGLRVNVLSPGPFDTPIIDGQAEYFGQDPTALRAQMATHVPLGRLGRPEELANAALFLASDESSFMTGAELCIDGGMAQV from the coding sequence ATGCGTCTCGCCGACAAGGTCGCTCTGGTCACGGGTGGCGGCGCGGGCCTCGGCCTGGCGATTGCCGAGAGGTTCGCGGCCGAGGGAGCCCACGTCTACCTCACCGGCCGCCGGAAGGAAGTTCTCGACGACGCAACGGCTTCCATCGAGGGCCGGGTCACGGCGGTCGCCGCGGACGCCACGTCGTCGAGTGATCTCGACGGTCTGGCCGAGATCATCAGAAGGGAAAGCGGGCGTCTCGACGTGCTCGTCGCCAATGCGGGCATGATCGAGCGGGCGGCCTTCGGCGAGGTGACCGAGGACCATTTCGACCGCACGTTCGATGTCAACGCACGCGGCACAATGTTCACCGTCCAGACGGCGCTGCCGCTCATGCCGGTCGGCGGCTCGATCATCCTGGTGGGCTCGATCCAGGGGTTCAAGGGGCTTCCCGGATCGACCACCTACAGCGCGGCGAAGGCGGCGGTGCGCTCCTACGCGCGCGTATGGGCGGCCGAGTTCGGCGGCCGGGGGCTGCGGGTGAACGTGCTGAGCCCGGGCCCGTTCGACACACCCATCATCGACGGGCAGGCCGAGTACTTCGGACAGGACCCGACAGCCCTGCGCGCCCAGATGGCCACACACGTTCCTCTTGGCCGCCTCGGGCGCCCGGAGGAGCTCGCCAATGCGGCGCTGTTCCTCGCCTCGGACGAAAGCAGTTTCATGACAGGTGCGGAGCTTTGCATCGACGGCGGTATGGCTCAGGTGTAG
- a CDS encoding zinc-binding dehydrogenase: MDGLIVRGDYQVRPSLPFTPGSCVSGRVVAAGEGVEGPPVGTTVATVLSHFGGYASHSVVPAEVAVPVPDAVSVDVAAAMESYLTPAFATTHRVTIATGEHVVVLGASGGIGQAAIDTARSLGAHVVAVASTDDKRAAAKDAGAEVVLGYDNLKDDIRAATGGGANVVIDPVGGSAAESALRALATDGRFCVLGFASGDIPRLPSNIVLLRNRSVVGVDWGHWSREAGGPRGNAKLLEGILAKVARRAASRTAVDRAPRRRRPGAPAVRRAPRDRQVRPASLNRHRTGAPRGGDSPAAARSVSAA; encoded by the coding sequence GTGGACGGCTTGATCGTCCGCGGGGATTACCAGGTCAGGCCATCCCTGCCGTTCACGCCAGGTAGCTGCGTGTCGGGGCGGGTGGTCGCGGCGGGCGAAGGCGTCGAAGGCCCGCCTGTCGGCACTACGGTGGCGACGGTGCTCAGCCACTTCGGCGGCTACGCGTCCCACAGCGTCGTGCCTGCCGAGGTCGCCGTCCCGGTGCCGGACGCGGTGTCCGTCGATGTCGCCGCGGCCATGGAGAGCTACCTGACGCCGGCCTTCGCGACCACGCACCGCGTGACGATCGCGACGGGCGAGCACGTCGTCGTCCTCGGCGCGAGTGGCGGCATCGGGCAGGCCGCAATCGATACGGCGCGCAGTCTCGGCGCCCACGTCGTCGCGGTTGCCTCGACCGACGACAAACGCGCCGCGGCCAAGGATGCCGGGGCCGAAGTGGTCCTGGGCTACGACAACCTGAAGGACGACATTCGCGCCGCCACCGGTGGCGGCGCGAATGTCGTCATCGACCCGGTCGGCGGTTCCGCGGCGGAAAGCGCCCTACGTGCGCTGGCGACCGACGGGCGTTTCTGCGTACTCGGCTTCGCCTCCGGGGACATTCCGCGGTTGCCGTCGAACATCGTCTTGCTGCGCAATCGTTCCGTCGTGGGCGTCGACTGGGGTCACTGGTCGCGCGAAGCCGGCGGACCCCGGGGCAACGCAAAGCTGCTGGAAGGCATCCTCGCCAAGGTGGCGCGGCGAGCTGCATCCCGGACCGCCGTCGACCGCGCCCCTCGACGACGCCGGCCAGGTGCTCCAGCTGTTCGGCGAGCGCCGCGCGATCGGCAAGTACGTCCTGCATCCCTGAACCGGCACCGCACCGGTGCCCCACGCGGCGGGGACAGTCCCGCGGCTGCCAGGAGCGTTTCCGCGGCCTGA
- a CDS encoding integrase core domain-containing protein: protein MPASSASSLRSEPAQNPGRINEHYYRHVYATKAELVAAIDKWVTFYNSVRRHSAIGMLSPDTYERSLTAAA, encoded by the coding sequence GTGCCGGCATCCTCTGCATCCTCCCTGAGATCAGAGCCTGCACAAAACCCGGGGCGCATCAACGAGCACTACTACCGACACGTGTACGCCACGAAGGCGGAACTCGTTGCAGCGATTGACAAGTGGGTCACGTTCTACAACAGTGTGCGGAGGCACTCCGCGATCGGAATGCTCAGTCCCGACACCTACGAGCGGTCGCTGACAGCGGCTGCTTGA
- a CDS encoding IS3 family transposase (programmed frameshift): MPAPKKYSDELRERATRMALDAIAAEGQRMAAVRRVAGQLDVHPEALRTWVKRAEIDAGAVPGRTSDDAARIAELEREVRGLRRANEILKTASAFFRCGARPHNHVTPDDSAHWREVPLAVVVDYVDGHRERVVEGKKLGVESICAVLNDAGVQIAPRTYWAAKKRAPSKRAARDAELLTEIERVFRENYGVYGARKIHAQLNREGIRVARCTVERLMRQKGLQGLRRGKRPRTTIAAASPSSADLVDRRFTADRPNQLWVADITYIRTFSGWVYAAFVIDVFSRMVVGWQVSTSLHTNLALDALEMGIWARKRAGQDVTGLVHHSDRGVQYRAIRYTERLAEAEVVASVGSRGDSYDNAMAEAFNSLFKGELIHNPIARGRGWQSVRDVEIAVAEYVDWYNHRRLHGELGQRTPAAIEVTYQASRYDQPSQPARAG, encoded by the exons ATGCCGGCACCGAAGAAGTACAGCGACGAGCTGCGTGAGCGGGCGACGCGGATGGCGTTGGACGCGATCGCGGCCGAGGGTCAGCGGATGGCGGCGGTCCGTCGGGTCGCGGGCCAGTTGGACGTGCACCCGGAGGCCTTGCGGACGTGGGTCAAGCGCGCCGAGATCGACGCCGGCGCGGTGCCCGGTCGCACCAGCGACGATGCGGCGCGGATCGCCGAGCTGGAGCGCGAGGTGCGTGGGCTGCGGCGGGCAAACGAGATCTTGAAGACGGCTTCGGCGTTTTTC CGCTGCGGAGCTCGACCGCACAATCACGTAACTCCGGACGATTCCGCGCATTGGCGGGAGGTTCCGCTCGCGGTGGTCGTCGATTATGTCGACGGCCATCGCGAGCGGGTTGTTGAGGGGAAGAAGCTCGGGGTCGAGTCGATCTGCGCGGTCTTGAACGACGCGGGCGTGCAGATCGCCCCGAGAACGTATTGGGCAGCCAAGAAGCGTGCACCGTCGAAACGTGCTGCGCGGGACGCGGAACTGCTCACTGAGATTGAGCGCGTGTTCCGCGAGAATTACGGCGTCTACGGGGCGCGGAAAATTCATGCCCAGCTCAACCGAGAGGGAATCCGCGTGGCCCGCTGCACGGTCGAGCGGCTGATGCGCCAGAAGGGCCTGCAGGGACTACGGCGAGGCAAGCGGCCCAGGACCACCATCGCTGCAGCCTCGCCTTCGTCAGCGGACCTGGTCGACCGCCGCTTCACCGCCGATCGGCCGAACCAGCTCTGGGTCGCGGACATCACCTATATCCGGACGTTTTCGGGGTGGGTGTATGCCGCGTTCGTCATCGATGTTTTCTCCCGAATGGTCGTGGGCTGGCAGGTATCGACTTCCCTGCACACAAACCTCGCCCTCGACGCTCTGGAGATGGGAATCTGGGCGCGAAAACGAGCCGGACAAGACGTCACCGGCCTCGTCCACCATTCCGACCGCGGAGTTCAATATCGAGCCATCCGCTATACCGAGCGCTTGGCGGAAGCTGAAGTCGTCGCCTCGGTCGGTTCACGCGGGGATTCCTACGATAATGCGATGGCCGAGGCATTCAACTCGCTGTTCAAGGGCGAATTGATTCATAACCCTATCGCCCGCGGCCGCGGCTGGCAATCCGTCCGCGATGTCGAGATCGCCGTCGCAGAATACGTCGACTGGTACAACCATCGTCGTCTCCACGGCGAGCTCGGTCAGCGCACTCCCGCCGCCATCGAAGTCACCTACCAGGCGTCACGCTACGATCAACCCTCCCAGCCCGCCCGGGCTGGGTAA
- a CDS encoding coagulation factor 5/8 type domain-containing protein, whose protein sequence is MPSESIQNRLDSIFAQQEKNQFGDERYAVLFTPGTYFNDVNVGFYTQVLGLGSTPDAVTINGAVHVEADWFPPNNATQNFWRGAENLSVNPAEGADRWAVSQASPYRRMHVRGDLQLDDGGWSSGGWISDTKIDGQVRSGSQQQWISRDSEFGSWCGSNWNMVFLGVHGAPTGTFPSPPYTTIDGTPVVREKPFLYVDDGDYRIFVPALRTATAGVTWANGPAPGTSLPIGQFHVTKPGTTAAEMNAALAAGKNLLVTPGVYHLDQTVQVTRPGTVVLGLGIATLVPDRGITAMDVADVDGVKVAGLLIDAGTTNSDTLMRVGQPGSRADHAADPTSLHDLYFRVGGAVAGKATTSLVVNSNNVIGDHMWIWRADHAADGGYVGWDINTADTGLVVNGADVTTYGLFVEHYQKTQVVWNGEGGRTYFFQNEMPYDVPDQAGWMDGSAKGYSAYRVSPEVTSHEAWGLGSYCFFSSNPSVVAARAFEAPETPYVRFHGMVTVSLNHQGAIQHVINDAGDPTPDGTKPVNLVSYP, encoded by the coding sequence ATGCCGAGCGAGAGCATCCAGAACAGACTGGACAGCATCTTCGCGCAGCAGGAGAAGAACCAGTTCGGCGACGAGCGGTACGCCGTGCTGTTCACCCCGGGCACCTACTTCAACGACGTCAACGTCGGCTTCTACACCCAGGTCCTCGGACTCGGCAGCACGCCCGACGCGGTCACCATCAACGGCGCGGTCCACGTGGAGGCCGACTGGTTCCCGCCGAACAATGCCACCCAGAACTTCTGGCGCGGGGCGGAGAACCTGTCGGTGAACCCGGCGGAGGGCGCGGACCGCTGGGCGGTCTCGCAGGCCAGCCCCTACCGCCGGATGCACGTCCGCGGGGATCTCCAGCTCGATGACGGCGGCTGGTCCAGCGGCGGGTGGATCTCGGACACGAAGATCGACGGCCAGGTCCGCTCCGGATCGCAGCAGCAGTGGATCTCGCGGGATTCGGAGTTCGGCAGCTGGTGCGGCTCCAACTGGAACATGGTGTTCCTGGGCGTGCACGGAGCGCCGACCGGGACCTTCCCTTCCCCGCCCTACACCACGATCGACGGCACTCCGGTGGTGCGGGAGAAGCCGTTCCTCTACGTCGACGACGGGGACTACCGGATCTTCGTGCCGGCGCTGCGCACCGCGACCGCCGGCGTGACGTGGGCGAACGGCCCGGCACCCGGGACCTCGTTGCCGATCGGCCAGTTCCACGTCACGAAGCCGGGCACGACCGCGGCCGAAATGAACGCAGCACTCGCTGCCGGCAAGAACTTGCTGGTCACTCCCGGCGTGTACCACCTCGACCAGACGGTGCAGGTGACCCGGCCGGGCACGGTGGTGCTCGGCCTCGGCATCGCCACGTTGGTCCCCGACCGGGGAATCACCGCGATGGACGTCGCCGACGTGGACGGTGTGAAGGTCGCCGGACTGCTGATCGACGCCGGTACCACGAACTCGGACACACTCATGCGAGTCGGGCAACCGGGCTCGCGCGCCGACCATGCGGCGGATCCGACCTCGCTGCACGACCTGTACTTCCGGGTCGGCGGCGCGGTGGCGGGCAAGGCCACCACGAGCCTGGTCGTCAACAGCAACAACGTGATCGGCGACCACATGTGGATCTGGCGCGCCGACCACGCCGCGGACGGCGGCTACGTCGGATGGGACATCAACACCGCCGACACGGGACTGGTGGTGAACGGCGCCGACGTGACCACTTACGGCCTTTTCGTCGAGCACTACCAGAAGACCCAGGTCGTGTGGAACGGAGAGGGCGGCCGTACCTACTTCTTCCAGAACGAAATGCCTTATGACGTGCCGGATCAGGCCGGCTGGATGGACGGTTCGGCGAAGGGTTATTCCGCCTACCGGGTGAGCCCGGAAGTGACCAGCCACGAGGCCTGGGGACTGGGCAGCTACTGCTTTTTCAGCAGCAACCCCTCCGTGGTCGCCGCGCGGGCGTTCGAGGCACCGGAAACTCCGTACGTCCGATTCCACGGCATGGTGACCGTGTCGCTGAACCACCAAGGCGCCATCCAGCACGTGATCAACGACGCCGGCGACCCGACTCCGGACGGGACGAAGCCGGTGAACCTGGTGAGCTACCCGTAG